CCGCGACCCTGCACGTCGGCGCGCTGATCGACCGACCCTGAGCCCAGCCGGCGACCGACCGGGACAGGCGCGACCACGTCCGTCGCACCTGTCCCGGATGTTTCCGGTGAGGCCGGGGACCGGGCCGTGGCAGGTGGTTGGCCGACCCTGGTGATGAGTTACCGCGCCCGTAGCCGTCATACCTGGGACGGGACACGACGAGGCGGAAGGATGACGTGATGAGTGCGGACACGCGGCTGAAGGAGCTGGGCGTGGGTGGTCTGGGTGAGCTCGACGAGCCGGCGTTCACGGGGATGGCCGAGCGGCACCGACGGGAACTGCACGTGCACTGCTACCGCATGCTCGGGTCGTTCGAGGACGCCGAGGACACGGTGCAGGAGACGTTCCTGCGGGCCTGGCGGCGGCGGGAGACCTTCGCGGGACGCTCCACGTTCCGGGCCTGGCTGTACCGGATCGCCACCAACGCCTGCCTGGACCTGCTCGCCAAGTGCCGCCCCGAGCCGGCGACCGGCGGTGAGGTGCGGTGGCTGCAGCCCTACCCGGACCGACTGCTCGACGAGCTGCCCGCGGGTGACGCGGACGAGCCGGAGACCGTCGCCCTCGCGCGGGAGACGATCGAGCTGGCGTACGTTGTCGCCGTCCAGCACCTGGCGCCGCGCCCACGGGCTGTGCTGATCCTGCGCGACGTGCTCGGCTGGCCGGCGAAGGACGTCGCGGAGCTCCTCGGGGACTCCGTCAACTCGGTGAACAGCGCGCTGCAGCGGGCCCGCGCCGGCATGCGGGAGCACCTGCCCGCCGAGCGGCAGGACTGGACCGGGGACGAGACTGACGCCCAGACGCGCGAGCTGGTGCGCCGCTTCACCGACGCCAGCGTGGCCACGGACATCGACCGGCTCACCGCGATGCTGCGCGACGACGTCCGCTCCTCGATGCCGCCCACGCCGGGCCTGCACGTCGGCCGCGACGTGGTGATCAAGGACTGGGTCGACGACGGCTTCACCAGCATGACGGGCCTGCGCGCCGTCCCCACCGCCGTGAACCGGCAACCCGCCGTCGCCTTCTACCACTGGCGCGATCGGGAGGGCGCCTACCTGCCGCTGACGATCGACGTGCTGCGCATCACCGGCGGGGCGATCACCGAGATCGTCATCTTCCACGACGACCAGTTCCCGCGGCTGGGGCTGCCGGAGCGCCTGCCGGCGGGCGGCACGCAGTAGCCCCGGTGCGCACGCTCACGCTGCGCGGGGGCGCGCGGGTCGCGGTGGTCGCCGCCCACTGGCGCGACGCGTTCGGGGTCGTCACCCGCGGGCGGGTGCAGCTGGAGCTGCGCGACGGCCAACTCGGGCCGGTCCTCGGACGCGACGCCGGGTTCTGGCTGCGCGGCACCGGCGTCCGCGCGCTGCGCAACCCCGGCCGTCGTACGGCGACGGTGCGCATCGCCACTCGCCACGGCCGTCGAATCCCCGACGCCACACCGCCCACGCCAGTTACCGAGTCATGGAGGATCGATATGCAGAGCATGAATGAAACCGGGGACGTCGTCGCAGATCCGGCATCGGACCGGACCCGTCACCCCCGCCGGCTCCGCGGGCTCGCCGGTATCGGCGTCCTCGCGACGCTCGCCGCGATGGTGGCCACCACCCTCGCCGCCGCGCTCGCCCGGGCCCTCGGCGTCGACTTCGAGATCCCCGACGGCGGCGAGGCGATCCCGTTGCCCGGGTTCGCCGTCGTGACCGGCTTCTTCTCGGTCGTCGGTGTCCTCATCGCCGTCGCCTTC
This genomic stretch from Micromonospora krabiensis harbors:
- a CDS encoding RNA polymerase subunit sigma-70, whose translation is MSADTRLKELGVGGLGELDEPAFTGMAERHRRELHVHCYRMLGSFEDAEDTVQETFLRAWRRRETFAGRSTFRAWLYRIATNACLDLLAKCRPEPATGGEVRWLQPYPDRLLDELPAGDADEPETVALARETIELAYVVAVQHLAPRPRAVLILRDVLGWPAKDVAELLGDSVNSVNSALQRARAGMREHLPAERQDWTGDETDAQTRELVRRFTDASVATDIDRLTAMLRDDVRSSMPPTPGLHVGRDVVIKDWVDDGFTSMTGLRAVPTAVNRQPAVAFYHWRDREGAYLPLTIDVLRITGGAITEIVIFHDDQFPRLGLPERLPAGGTQ
- a CDS encoding DUF6069 family protein, with the protein product MRTLTLRGGARVAVVAAHWRDAFGVVTRGRVQLELRDGQLGPVLGRDAGFWLRGTGVRALRNPGRRTATVRIATRHGRRIPDATPPTPVTESWRIDMQSMNETGDVVADPASDRTRHPRRLRGLAGIGVLATLAAMVATTLAAALARALGVDFEIPDGGEAIPLPGFAVVTGFFSVVGVLIAVAFLRWSARPAERFGCTAVTLTAISLVPPFLVRANTATIIALLGLHLVAAAVMIPALARSLRVRAESGVSQISGISGA